From a single Plasmodium coatneyi strain Hackeri chromosome 4, complete sequence genomic region:
- a CDS encoding DNA-directed RNA polymerase subunit beta — MAVKLEPPYFSGEYMHPDAPLEEDHDEEERITEEDSWVVIGSFFGSHGLVNQQIESYNDFIEYRMQEIIDEHPPIEIRPQPQYRSDRDDSKNVMYALKFGQLSLDRPFYDERNLTNKNLWPQEARLRNLTYSSAIYIDIEQSTYVVDENSRSQTLKEKFVYERINLGRIPLMLKSMFCWTKGLPESEIADMGECAFDQGGYFIVNGGEKVLVAQERMAHNFIYVFKKKQPSKFGWVAEIRSQMERSQATSAFSVKMKTKTGSRGSSVRTGGQLVATLPYIRTEISVGILFRALGCTSDRDILQRIVYDFNDKMMINTLRETLEECIDYPTQDICLDFIGKRGPTVGASREKRILYAKELLRKEVLPHMGTGPGVESKKSYFIGYMINRLLLAELGRIKEDDRDHFGKKRLDIAGPLMASSFSTYFRKMAKDVKRVLQRQIDNNKPFDVAGAVRSCSQITQGMQYQLATGNWGKDKDGKVIRTGVAQVLNRLTYSSCLSHLRRLNTPLGREGKMAKPRQLHNTHWGMICPFETPEGQSVGLVKNLSLMCDISVGTSTNNIFEFLLEWGLESLDEVPPQLMKEKVKLFLNGRWVGCFNQIDNLIETLYELRRRCDISPEASIVRDVNSKEIKIFTDSGRAMRPLYVVKNVKGENKLKLTKEHVKNMMAYPETYNWDYLIQEGIIEYIDCEEEETTMISMFIDDLKTGTGYHNNYTHCEIHPSLILGVCASIIPFSDHNQSPRNTYQSAMGKQAMGIYVTNFNIRLDTLAHLLYYPQRPLVCTKVMEYLRFRDLPAGINAIVAIMCYTGYNQEDSLIMNQSSIDRGLFRSVFYRTYTSEEKQQGSLIIESFEKPSIRFVKNLKRGDYTKLDNDGLIAPGIRVLGDDIIIGKVSPNIEDEDDIVIQKKVPNVQMGYTSGASTPGASTPGGFLTGKDSSTGGSVLSGSAGSVCGSVSSPYSPSSIGGSNMMDSMPDSPISDRYSSTSGPVGTVTMGPPSVASSTPTSTTIFRSGNTLSTGSSPQYGTTIVSGSTKDDLEVPTLTISTSNILKQYKKDCSLSLRENENGVIDTVMLSSNSRGNKFAKVKVRSVRIPQIGDKFASRHGQKGTIGITYRTEDMPFSSDGTFPDIIMNPHAVPSRMTIGHLVECLAGKVAAIEGGEGDATPFSKITVQEISQRLHNLGYEKYGNDILYNGHNGKMLKSKIFIGPTYYQRLKHMVEDKIHARSRGPLTMITRQPTEGRSRDGGLRFGEMERDCMISHGSAKMLKERLFEESDAYRVHVCDNCGLCCIADINKNAYECTVCNSKTNISQIYIPYACKLLFQELMTMAIYPKLVLEDM, encoded by the exons ATGGCGGTGAAACTGGAACCGCCTTACTTTTCGGGCGAATATATGCATCCAG ACGCCCCGCTGGAAGAGGACCATGACGAAGAGGAGCGAATAACGGAGGAAGACAGTTGGGTGGTGATTGGGTCCTTCTTTGGGAGCCACGGATTGGTAAACCAGCAGATCGAAAGTTACAACGATTTTATAGAATACAGGATGCAGGAGATAATAGATGAGCACCCTCCAATAGAAATAAGACCACAGCCACAGTACCGCTCAGATCGGGATGACAGCAAAAATGTCATGTATGCCTTAAAGTTTGGCCAGCTCTCCCTAGATAGACCATTCTACGATGAGAGAAATTTAACGAATAAGAATCTGTGGCCACAGGAAGCAAGGCTCAGGAATCTGACCTACTCCTCTGCTATATACATAGATATTGAGCAGAGTACCTACGTGGTCGATGAAAATTCAAGGAGCCAAACTTTGAAGGAGAAATTTGTATACGAACGGATAAACTTGGGAAGAATACCACTCATGTTAAAGTCGATGTTTTGTTGGACGAAAGGTTTACCAGAGAGCGAAATTGCTGATATGGGTGAGTGTGCATTTGATCAGGGAGGGTACTTTATTGTGAACGGAGGGGAGAAGGTACTGGTAGCACAAGAACGAATGGcgcataattttatttatgtgtttAAGAAGAAGCAGCCTTCTAAATTCGGGTGGGTAGCTGAGATAAGGTCTCAGATGGAGAGGTCTCAAGCTACATCTGCTTTTTCTGTGAAGATGAAAACGAAAACGGGTTCTAGAGGTTCATCAGTGAGGACAGGAGGACAACTAGTAGCTACCTTACCTTACATAAGAACGGAAATTTCCGTTGGAATTTTGTTTAGAGCGCTAGGTTGTACCTCCGATAGGGATATCCTCCAAAGGATTGTCTACGATTTTAACGACAAAATGATGATTAACACGTTGAGGGAGACACTAGAAGAGTGCATAGACTATCCTACGCAGGACATCTGTCTCGACTTCATCGGTAAAAGAGGACCCACTGTTGGGGCGTCGAGAGAGAAAAGAATTTTATACGCGAAGGAACTTCTACGGAAGGAGGTTCTACCTCACATGGGGACCGGACCAGGGGTTGAAAGCAAGAAGTCATACTTCATAGGGTACATGATTAATAGGCTGTTGCTAGCCGAGTTGGGAAGAATTAAGGAAGACGATCGGGACCACTTTGGGAAGAAGCGTCTAGACATTGCAGGGCCGCTGATGGCTAGCAGTTTCTCCACTTATTTTAGAAAAATGGCCAAAGATGTGAAACGGGTTCTACAAAGGCAGATCGATAACAACAAACCATTCGATGTTGCGGGGGCGGTTAGAAGTTGTTCACAAATTACGCAGGGAATGCAGTACCAGCTAGCTACAGGAAATTGGGGTAAAGACAAAGATGGGAAGGTGATAAGAACAGGAGTTGCCCAGGTTCTTAACCGATTAACGTATTCATCATGCTTGTCCCATTTGAGACGGTTGAATACGCCACtagggagggaaggaaaaatggcgAAACCGAGGCAGTTGCATAACACCCACTGGGGAATGATCTGTCCATTCGAAACGCCAGAAGGGCAGTCCGTAGGTCTGGTCAAGAATCTCTCCCTAATGTGTGACATAAGTGTGGGTACATCTACCAATAATATTTTCGAGTTCCTGCTCGAGTGGGGTCTAGAATCGCTAGATGAAGTGCCACCCCAGttgatgaaggaaaaggtgaaacTCTTCCTAAATGGAAGGTGGGTTGGGTGTTTCAACCAAATAGATAACCTAATAGAGACGTTATATGAGTTAAGGAGGAGGTGTGACATATCACCGGAGGCCTCCATCGTGAGGGATGTGAACAGTAAGGAGATTAAAATCTTTACCGATTCGGGTAGGGCAATGAGACCTCTCTACGTGGTGAAAAAtgtcaaaggggaaaataaactCAAGTTGACTAAGGAgcatgtgaaaaatatgatgGCCTACCCGGAGACCTACAATTGGGACTACCTCATCCAGGAGGGGATCATCGAATACATTGACtgtgaagaggaggagaCCACCATGATTAGCATGTTTATCGATGATTTGAAAACGGGTACAGGTTACCATAACAATTATACCCACTGTGAGATCCACCCGTCGTTAATCTTAGGCGTTTGTGCATCCATCATCCCATTTAGCGACCACAACCAGAGTCCCCGTAATACCTACCAAAGCGCCATGGGTAAGCAAGCCATGGGAATTTACGTCACAAACTTTAACATCCGATTGGATACGTTAGCCCATTTGTTGTACTATCCACAGAGGCCACTTGTATGCACCAAGGTGATGGAGTACCTACGGTTTAGAGACCTTCCTGCGGGTATTAACGCGATTGTTGCGATTATGTGCTACACAGGGTATAACCAGGAGGACAGTCTGATCATGAACCAGTCATCCATAGATAGAGGTCTCTTTAGAAGTGTGTTCTACCGAACCTACACCAGTGAAGAGAAACAACAGGGTAGTCTCATCATAGAGTCATTTGAAAAACCTTCCATTagatttgttaaaaatttaaaaagaggCGATTACACTAAGCTGGATAACGATGGGTTAATCGCTCCAGGGATACGGGTTCTAGGAGACGACATAATTATTGGAAAGGTGTCTCCCAATATTGAGGACGAAGACGATATAGTAATTCAGAAGAAGGTACCCAATGTGCAAATGGGTTACACCTCTGGTGCATCTACCCCTGGTGCATCTACACCTGGTGGGTTTCTCACAGGGAAGGATTCCTCAACCGGGGGAAGTGTACTCAGTGGAAGTGCGGGCAGCGTTTGTGGGAGTGTTTCCAGTCCGTATTCTCCATCCAGTATTGGAGGTTCTAATATGATGGATTCTATGCCCGATTCGCCAATCAGTGATCGGTATAGTAGCACAAGCGGCCCTGTAGGCACAGTAACGATGGGCCCCCCAAGTGTTGCCTCCTCCACCCCGACCAGCACCACCATTTTTAGAAGTGGAAACACACTCTCCACGGGGAGTAGCCCCCAGTATGGAACCACCATCGTTTCTGGTTCTACGAAAGACGATTTGGAAGTTCCCACACTGACTATTAGTACCTCTAACATCTTGAAGCAGTACAAGAAGGACTGCTCTTTGAGCTTAcgagaaaatgaaaacgggGTCATAGACACTGTTATGTTATCTTCCAACAGCCGAGGCAATAAGTTTGCTAAGGTAAAAGTCCGCTCAGTACGTATCCCCCAAATTGGGGATAAGTTTGCTAGTAGACATGGACAGAAGGGTACCATTGGAATTACATACCGAACGGAAGACATGCCCTTCAGTTCAGATGGTACCTTTCCAGATATAATTATGAACCCCCATGCAGTTCCATCCCGTATGACGATCGGTCACCTGGTCGAGTGTCTAGCTGGGAAGGTTGCTGCGatagaaggaggagaaggagatGCAACTCCATTTTCTAAAATAACTGTGCAGGAAATATCACAGAGGTTACATAACCTTGGGTATGAAAAGTATGGTAACGACATCCTCTACAATGGGCATAACGGGAAGATGCTAAAATCGAAGATCTTCATTGGGCCAACTTACTACCAAAGGTTGAAACACATGGTGGAGGATAAAATTCATGCTAGGAGTAGAGGTCCTCTCACCATGATTACGAGACAACCCACGGAGGGACGATCCAGGGATGGTGGATTACGTTTCGGAGAGATGGAAAGAGATTGTATGATTTCGCACGGATCTGCGAAAATGCTTAAGGAGAGACTCTTCGAAGAAAGTGACGCCTACCGTGTGCACGTGTGTGATAACTGCGGGCTCTGCTGCATCGCAGACATCAACAAGAACGCCTACGAATGCACCGTCTGCAATAGTAAGACGAACATTTCGCAGATCTACATCCCCTACGCGTGCAAGCTGCTCTTCCAGGAGCTCATGACCATGGCCATATATCCGAAGCTCGTCCTGGAGGACATGTAG